From Acinonyx jubatus isolate Ajub_Pintada_27869175 chromosome F2, VMU_Ajub_asm_v1.0, whole genome shotgun sequence, the proteins below share one genomic window:
- the ZNF696 gene encoding zinc finger protein 696 produces MDTHTASLAPAAGGRAASVAERGAPSTVPAPKQEASEEGGCRGESGPGPARGPARAPRLPDGRGDEEAGGSPGPPAVSEKPGGGAGRDSSGVAAPDAGSAAGGRGPRKGRPYQCGACDRSFQCHSDAAKHRSIHSGAKPFACSDCGKAFIHSSHVVRHQRTHHGERPYVCEECGRAFGQSFNLVRHRRTHTGEKPFGCAECGKAFGQRSDAAKHRRTHTGERPYACGECGKAFVHSSNVARHRRTHRGVSPYVCRECGQAFGQSSNLLQHRRVHTGERPFRCPECGRAFSRSSFLSEHRRIHTGEKPYACGECGRAFRALSGFFRHRRVHSGEKPFRCGECGRAFRLSSHLIQHRRVHGAE; encoded by the exons atggacacacacacag CGTCCCTGGCGCCGGCGGCCGGCGGCCGTGCCGCTTCAGTGGCGGAGCGGGGGGCTCCGAGCACAGTGCCAGCGCCGAAGCAGGAGGCTTCCGAAGAAGGGGGGTGCCGCGGGGAGAGCGGTCCGGGGCCGGCCCGGGGGCCTGCCCGGGCGCCGCGGCTTCCGGACGGTCGTGGGGACGAGGAGGCCGGAGGCTCCCCCGGGCCACCAGCCGTCTCCGAGAAACCCGGAGGGGGGGCCGGCCGGGACAGCAGCGGGGTCGCCGCCCCCGACGCAGGCTCCGCGGCGGGGGGGAGAGGCCCCCGGAAAGGGCGGCCTTACCAGTGCGGCGCGTGCGACCGCAGCTTCCAGTGCCACTCGGACGCGGCGAAGCACCGGAGCATTCACTCCGGGGCGAAGCCGTTCGCCTGCAGCGACTGCGGGAAGGCCTTCATCCACAGCTCGCACGTGGTCCGCCACCAGCGCACGCACCACGGCGAGCGGCCCTACGTGTGCGAGGAGTGCGGCCGCGCCTTCGGCCAGAGCTTCAACCTGGTGCGCCACCGGCGCACGCACACGGGGGAGAAGCCGTTCGGCTGCGCCGAGTGCGGCAAGGCCTTCGGCCAGAGGTCGGACGCCGCCAAGCACCGGAGGACGCACACGGGCGAGCGGCCGTACGCCTGCGGCGAGTGCGGGAAGGCCTTCGTCCACAGCTCCAACGTGGCCCGCCACCGGCGCACGCACCGCGGGGTCAGCCCCTACGTGTGCAGGGAGTGCGGCCAGGCCTTCGGCCAGAGCTCCAACCTGCTGCAGCACCGGCGCGTGCACACGGGCGAGAGGCCCTTCCGCTGCCCCGAGTGCGGCCGCGCCTTCAGCCGCAGCTCCTTCCTCAGCGAGCACCGGCGCATCCACACCGGCGAGAAGCCGTACGCCTGCGGCGAGTGCGGCCGCGCCTTCAGGGCCCTGTCCGGCTTCTTCCGGCACCGGCGGGTGCACAGCGGCGAGAAGCCCTTCCGCTGCGGCGAGTGCGGCCGCGCCTTCCGCCTGAGCTCGCACCTGATCCAGCACCGGCGCGTGCACGGCGCCGAGTGA